One genomic segment of Desulfomicrobium sp. ZS1 includes these proteins:
- a CDS encoding cob(I)yrinic acid a,c-diamide adenosyltransferase translates to MLLIYTGNGKGKTSACVGQAIRALGQGLAVAFGQFMKRGDQAGEQTMLAELLGENFLASGAGFYRDSDFEKHREKAAQLLRWAEERLDQGVDMLILDETLYALNHGLLLEEEVRALIQRSRDQGCHLVLSGRNVPLWMVELADIVSDVTEVKHIYAQGGKARRGIEF, encoded by the coding sequence ATGCTCCTGATCTATACCGGCAACGGCAAGGGCAAGACCTCGGCCTGCGTGGGCCAGGCCATCCGCGCCTTGGGGCAGGGGCTTGCCGTGGCCTTCGGGCAGTTCATGAAACGGGGCGATCAGGCTGGCGAACAGACCATGCTGGCCGAATTGCTCGGAGAGAATTTTCTGGCCTCGGGTGCGGGGTTTTACCGCGACAGCGATTTTGAAAAACATCGCGAGAAAGCCGCGCAGCTTTTGCGATGGGCCGAGGAACGTCTGGATCAGGGCGTGGACATGCTCATCCTGGACGAGACCCTCTACGCCCTGAATCATGGCCTGCTCCTGGAAGAGGAAGTGCGGGCGCTCATACAACGAAGTCGGGACCAGGGGTGTCACCTGGTCCTGTCCGGCCGCAACGTGCCGCTCTGGATGGTGGAGCTTGCCGACATCGTCTCCGATGTCACCGAGGTCAAGCACATCTACGCCCAGGGCGGCAAAGCCCGGCGCGGGATCGAGTTTTAG